A genomic stretch from Frigoribacterium sp. PvP032 includes:
- a CDS encoding YaaA family protein, with protein MLFLLPPSETKLDGGSGTSGLDLTALSFSQLGDVRRDVTSRLLALSSDREAAMSALKLGPRLAGEVDRNLAVESSPTLPALARYTGVLFDPVGVAELDESGWRWAHRHIAVHSALFGLVRAGDPIPAYRLSHDSRLPEASLKSTWSAPVASLLAEVVDEGEFVVDLRSEGYVALGPAPRPGSAFVRVVSDAAGRRRALNHFNKKSKGLLVRRLLEDRPELVDLDDLLEWARWAGILLEPSVGGELALVSESLLGVARQVTGTGPTL; from the coding sequence GTGCTGTTCCTGCTGCCCCCGTCCGAGACGAAACTCGACGGGGGCAGCGGCACGTCCGGGCTCGATCTGACTGCCCTGTCGTTCTCCCAGCTGGGCGACGTGCGCCGTGACGTGACATCCCGCCTCCTCGCGTTGTCGTCCGACCGGGAGGCGGCCATGTCGGCGCTCAAGCTCGGGCCGCGTCTCGCCGGGGAGGTCGATCGCAACCTGGCCGTCGAGTCGTCACCGACGCTGCCTGCCCTCGCCCGCTACACCGGCGTCCTGTTCGACCCCGTGGGGGTCGCCGAGCTCGACGAGTCGGGCTGGCGTTGGGCCCACCGGCACATCGCCGTCCACTCGGCGTTGTTCGGCCTGGTCCGTGCCGGGGATCCCATCCCGGCGTATCGGCTGTCACACGATTCCCGGCTGCCGGAGGCGTCCCTCAAGTCGACCTGGTCGGCGCCCGTCGCGTCCCTCCTGGCCGAGGTCGTCGACGAGGGGGAGTTCGTCGTCGACCTCCGATCGGAGGGCTACGTCGCGCTCGGTCCGGCGCCGCGTCCCGGATCGGCGTTCGTCCGCGTCGTGTCCGACGCCGCCGGGCGGCGGCGTGCCCTGAACCACTTCAACAAGAAGTCGAAGGGGCTGCTGGTCCGTCGCCTCCTCGAAGATCGCCCTGAGCTCGTCGACCTGGACGACCTGCTCGAATGGGCCAGGTGGGCAGGGATCCTCCTCGAGCCGTCCGTCGGGGGCGAGCTCGCGCTCGTCTCCGAGTCGTTGCTCGGCGTCGCCCGTCAGGTGACCGGTACCGGCCCGACCCTGTAG
- a CDS encoding F0F1 ATP synthase subunit epsilon: MAALTVSVVSADHEVWSGEASSIVARTAEGEIGILPGHEPLLAILATGKVRVRLTDGSTVEATADDGFLSVENDTVTVVARNAQLA; encoded by the coding sequence GTGGCTGCTCTCACCGTGAGCGTCGTCTCGGCCGACCACGAGGTGTGGTCGGGCGAGGCGTCGTCCATCGTCGCCCGCACCGCCGAGGGTGAGATCGGGATCCTGCCGGGTCACGAGCCTCTCCTGGCGATCCTGGCCACGGGCAAGGTCCGCGTCCGCCTGACCGACGGCTCGACCGTCGAGGCGACCGCCGACGACGGGTTCCTCTCCGTCGAGAACGACACGGTCACGGTCGTCGCGCGCAACGCGCAGCTGGCCTGA
- the atpA gene encoding F0F1 ATP synthase subunit alpha, which produces MADIKISPDEIRDALKDFVSSYDPSKASTTEVGYVTDAADGIAHVQGLPGVMANELIRFADGTQGLAQNLDEDEIGTIVLGEFSGIEEGMEVTRTGEVLSVPVGDGFLGRVVDPLGAPIDGLGEIANEGRRALELQAPGVMQRKSVHEPMQTGIKAIDAMIPVGRGQRQLIIGDRQTGKTAIAIDTIINQKANWESGDVDKQVRCIYVAIGQKGSTIASVKGALEESGAMEYTTIVAAPASDPAGFKYLAPYTGSAIGQHWMYGGKHVLIIFDDLSKQAEAYRAVSLLLRRPPGREAYPGDVFYLHSRLLERCAKLSDELGAGSMTGLPIIETKANDVSAYIPTNVISITDGQIFLQSDLFNANQRPAVDVGISVSRVGGDAQLKSIKKVSGTLKLELAQYRSLEAFAMFASDLDAASRRQLARGARLTELLKQPQYSPYPVEDQVVSIWAGTNGKLDEVPVPDVLRFERELLDYLGRNTSVLSDLREKNVLSDDIVSALDAGVDAFKQEFQTGEGKPLASVGTEKFEATDAADVNQEKIVKAKR; this is translated from the coding sequence ATGGCAGACATCAAGATCAGCCCCGATGAGATCCGCGATGCGCTGAAGGACTTCGTGTCGTCGTACGACCCGTCCAAGGCCTCGACGACCGAGGTCGGCTACGTCACGGACGCCGCCGACGGCATCGCGCACGTCCAGGGTCTCCCCGGCGTCATGGCCAACGAGCTCATCCGCTTCGCTGACGGCACACAGGGTCTCGCCCAGAACCTCGACGAGGACGAGATCGGCACGATCGTGCTCGGTGAGTTCTCCGGCATCGAGGAGGGCATGGAGGTGACCCGCACCGGCGAGGTCCTCTCCGTCCCCGTCGGCGACGGCTTCCTCGGCCGTGTCGTCGACCCGCTGGGCGCGCCCATCGACGGTCTCGGCGAGATCGCGAACGAGGGTCGTCGTGCTCTCGAGCTCCAGGCCCCTGGCGTCATGCAGCGCAAGTCGGTGCACGAGCCCATGCAGACCGGCATCAAGGCCATCGACGCCATGATCCCGGTCGGCCGTGGCCAGCGTCAGCTGATCATCGGCGACCGCCAGACCGGCAAGACGGCCATCGCCATCGACACGATCATCAACCAGAAGGCCAACTGGGAGTCGGGCGACGTCGACAAGCAGGTCCGCTGCATCTACGTGGCCATCGGGCAGAAGGGCTCGACGATCGCGTCCGTGAAGGGCGCCCTCGAAGAGTCCGGCGCCATGGAGTACACGACGATCGTCGCTGCTCCGGCCTCCGACCCCGCCGGCTTCAAGTACCTCGCCCCCTACACCGGCTCGGCCATCGGCCAGCACTGGATGTACGGCGGCAAGCACGTCCTCATCATCTTCGACGACCTGTCGAAGCAGGCCGAGGCCTACCGTGCCGTGTCGCTCCTCCTGCGTCGCCCGCCGGGCCGCGAGGCGTACCCCGGCGACGTGTTCTACCTGCACTCGCGTCTGCTCGAGCGCTGCGCGAAGCTGTCCGACGAGCTCGGCGCCGGCTCGATGACCGGTCTGCCGATCATCGAGACCAAGGCGAACGACGTGTCGGCCTACATCCCGACGAACGTGATCTCGATCACCGACGGGCAGATCTTCCTGCAGTCCGACCTCTTCAACGCGAACCAGCGTCCTGCGGTCGACGTCGGCATCTCGGTCTCACGAGTCGGCGGCGACGCACAGCTGAAGTCGATCAAGAAGGTCTCCGGCACGCTCAAGCTCGAGCTGGCCCAGTACCGCTCGCTCGAGGCGTTCGCGATGTTCGCGTCCGACCTCGACGCGGCCAGCCGTCGTCAGCTCGCCCGTGGTGCGCGCCTCACTGAGCTGCTCAAGCAGCCCCAGTACTCGCCGTATCCCGTCGAGGACCAGGTCGTCTCGATCTGGGCCGGCACGAACGGCAAGCTCGACGAGGTCCCCGTGCCCGACGTGCTCCGTTTCGAGCGCGAGCTGCTCGACTACCTCGGCCGCAACACCTCGGTGCTGTCGGACCTCCGTGAGAAGAACGTCCTCTCCGACGACATCGTCTCGGCGCTCGACGCCGGCGTCGACGCCTTCAAGCAGGAGTTCCAGACGGGCGAGGGCAAGCCGCTCGCCTCGGTCGGCACCGAGAAGTTCGAGGCCACCGACGCCGCCGACGTCAACCAGGAGAAGATCGTCAAGGCCAAGCGCTGA
- a CDS encoding methylated-DNA--[protein]-cysteine S-methyltransferase, with protein MPDLALVPPLPPGLRDDPDDVRFVRLHSPVGRIEIHSRLDAVERVVVDDGQGLPHDGRVEHPDDLLEAARRQVHDYFDGRRRQFDLPIRPIGTPFQLSVWSALAAVPWGLTTTYGRLGGVVGSPQAGRAVGGAVASNPLPLLVPCHRVLGRTGGVTGYTVGRGVPTKQWLLRHEGIVYRVGPVPVT; from the coding sequence ATGCCCGACCTCGCCCTCGTTCCCCCGTTGCCGCCGGGGCTGCGCGACGACCCGGACGACGTGCGGTTCGTGCGCCTCCACTCCCCCGTCGGCCGGATCGAGATCCACAGCAGGCTCGACGCTGTCGAGCGCGTCGTCGTCGACGACGGCCAGGGCCTGCCGCACGACGGCCGGGTCGAGCACCCGGACGACCTGCTCGAGGCTGCCCGACGCCAGGTGCACGACTACTTCGACGGGCGTCGCCGCCAGTTCGATCTGCCGATCAGGCCGATCGGCACGCCCTTCCAGCTCTCCGTCTGGTCCGCGTTGGCGGCGGTCCCCTGGGGGCTCACGACCACGTACGGACGACTCGGAGGCGTCGTGGGGAGTCCGCAGGCCGGGCGGGCCGTGGGCGGCGCGGTCGCGTCCAACCCCCTGCCGTTGCTGGTCCCGTGCCATCGTGTGCTGGGCCGCACCGGCGGCGTGACGGGCTACACGGTCGGTCGTGGCGTGCCCACCAAGCAGTGGCTGCTCCGCCACGAGGGGATCGTCTACAGGGTCGGGCCGGTACCGGTCACCTGA
- a CDS encoding F0F1 ATP synthase subunit delta, with translation MGSMSREALGSARSTLADLGAAADLTTGQQVLDAGRVIGGNVQLQAYFADPAVDAATKKQLVDRVFGAFTGSARALVLSVVGRRWSSKRDLLAGMEEIGIRAVASTMVDGTSIANELFAFDAAVRSDSSLELAIGTKLSDPEAKAGLVLRLLSGRASEQTITIVSHLVRQPRGRRIGELLRTAAEIVSDQSDQLVATVTTARVLDDAHAARLEQGLSRQFGRSLRINQVVDPAVIGGLRVQVGDEVIDGTVATKLSALRLQLAG, from the coding sequence ATGGGCTCCATGTCCCGCGAGGCGCTCGGGTCGGCGAGGTCCACCCTCGCCGACCTCGGCGCTGCTGCAGACCTGACCACGGGCCAGCAGGTGCTCGACGCAGGTCGTGTCATCGGCGGCAACGTCCAGCTGCAGGCCTACTTCGCAGACCCCGCCGTCGACGCTGCCACGAAGAAGCAGCTCGTCGACCGCGTCTTCGGCGCGTTCACCGGATCGGCGCGGGCCCTGGTCCTCTCCGTGGTCGGTCGACGCTGGTCCTCGAAGCGCGACCTCCTCGCGGGCATGGAAGAGATCGGCATCCGTGCCGTGGCCTCCACCATGGTCGACGGCACCTCGATCGCGAACGAGCTGTTCGCGTTCGACGCAGCCGTCCGCTCCGACTCGTCCCTCGAGCTCGCCATCGGCACCAAGTTGAGCGACCCCGAGGCCAAGGCCGGACTCGTGCTGCGCCTCCTCTCCGGCCGCGCGAGCGAGCAGACGATCACCATCGTCAGCCACCTCGTCCGTCAGCCGCGCGGCCGACGGATCGGTGAACTCCTGCGCACCGCAGCCGAGATCGTGTCCGACCAGTCGGACCAGCTCGTCGCCACGGTCACTACCGCCCGCGTCCTCGACGACGCCCACGCGGCCCGTCTCGAGCAGGGTCTGTCCCGGCAGTTCGGGCGTAGCCTCCGCATCAACCAGGTCGTCGACCCTGCCGTCATCGGCGGGCTCCGCGTCCAGGTCGGCGACGAGGTCATCGACGGGACCGTCGCCACCAAGCTCAGCGCGCTCCGCCTCCAGCTCGCCGGCTAG
- a CDS encoding FHA domain-containing protein, which translates to MTRPEMDDRRDEPDGLDEPDGLDETDGLDETVLVVPRAGSRVPDDDTIVRPRAVSRVPAAGAAPAPVVPHAVASRRVHSVRLGVGTHRLDAPLVIGRRPSAPRVVSGPAVVLVAVLSPTGEVSGSHVRVEQVGATVVVTDLRSTNGTVVTMPGRLPVTLRQGESSVALAGTIVDVGDGNLIEILPPPRPAAQEEPRP; encoded by the coding sequence GTGACCCGACCCGAGATGGACGACCGGCGGGACGAGCCCGACGGACTGGACGAGCCCGACGGACTGGACGAGACCGACGGACTGGACGAGACCGTCCTGGTGGTGCCCAGGGCCGGGTCGAGGGTCCCGGACGACGACACGATCGTCCGGCCCCGCGCCGTCTCCCGCGTCCCGGCCGCCGGAGCGGCACCCGCGCCGGTGGTGCCTCACGCAGTCGCGTCGCGTCGCGTGCACTCCGTCCGCCTCGGCGTCGGCACCCACCGCCTCGACGCTCCCCTAGTGATCGGCCGGCGTCCGAGTGCCCCGCGCGTCGTCTCGGGGCCCGCCGTCGTCCTCGTCGCCGTGCTCTCGCCGACGGGCGAGGTGTCGGGCAGCCACGTCCGGGTCGAGCAGGTGGGCGCGACCGTCGTGGTCACCGACCTGCGCTCGACGAACGGCACGGTCGTGACGATGCCCGGCCGCCTTCCCGTGACTCTCCGGCAGGGCGAGTCGTCCGTGGCGCTGGCAGGGACCATAGTGGACGTCGGCGACGGCAACCTCATCGAGATCCTCCCGCCTCCCCGACCCGCAGCCCAGGAAGAACCTCGCCCGTGA
- a CDS encoding PP2C family serine/threonine-protein phosphatase — protein sequence MTELGRPTTAHPLASGTTGLTIDWAGVTDVGLRRAHNEDSYVADAPVFVVADGMGGHSAGDVASDAVVRRVAEAAVGDRLSTDELEEALRRATADIAVAAAETELGVGTTATGVFLSVGEAEGETEFTVFNVGDSRVYLVADGALRQVTVDHSVVQEMVDAGLLRAEDAESHPDSNVITRAVGFDVDQRPDYWRVPARAGLRLLVCSDGLTKELSGGDIERVLAAQPESHAAASALVRAAVEAGGRDNVTAVVVDVRGTEGEPAEA from the coding sequence GTGACAGAGCTCGGCCGCCCCACGACAGCCCATCCCCTCGCCTCCGGCACGACCGGCCTCACCATCGACTGGGCCGGCGTCACCGACGTGGGCCTCCGCCGCGCGCACAACGAGGACAGCTACGTCGCCGACGCCCCGGTCTTCGTCGTCGCCGACGGCATGGGCGGGCACAGCGCCGGCGACGTCGCCAGCGACGCGGTCGTCCGGCGGGTCGCGGAGGCGGCGGTCGGGGACCGCCTGAGCACGGACGAGCTCGAGGAGGCGCTGCGACGGGCCACCGCGGACATCGCCGTGGCCGCGGCGGAGACCGAGCTCGGCGTCGGGACGACCGCGACCGGCGTGTTCCTCTCCGTCGGCGAGGCCGAGGGCGAGACCGAGTTCACCGTCTTCAACGTCGGCGACTCGCGCGTGTACCTCGTGGCGGACGGCGCCCTGCGGCAGGTCACCGTCGACCACTCCGTCGTCCAGGAGATGGTCGACGCGGGCCTGCTCCGCGCGGAGGACGCCGAGTCGCACCCTGACAGCAACGTGATCACGAGGGCGGTCGGGTTCGACGTCGACCAGCGTCCCGACTACTGGCGGGTCCCTGCCCGTGCCGGCCTGCGCCTCCTCGTGTGCTCCGACGGGCTGACGAAGGAGCTGTCCGGCGGCGACATCGAGCGGGTGCTCGCCGCTCAGCCGGAGTCGCACGCTGCCGCGTCGGCTCTCGTACGGGCGGCAGTCGAGGCCGGCGGGCGCGACAACGTGACGGCCGTCGTGGTCGACGTCCGGGGTACAGAGGGCGAGCCGGCCGAGGCGTAG
- a CDS encoding F0F1 ATP synthase subunit B, with protein MIETILAAEGGAPEGAAVFFPAGYDILWSLVVFVVIAAFFGIFAIPRFRKILDERAERIEGGIAHAEAAQAEAAKALDEYKKQLADARAEAARIREAARAEGAEILADLKQQAQAEADRVTANAHVQIEAERAAAVASLRAEVGSLAIDLASGVIGESLTDDAKASAVVDRFLADLEADQNSKAGR; from the coding sequence ATGATCGAGACGATCCTCGCGGCCGAGGGCGGTGCTCCCGAAGGGGCGGCCGTCTTCTTCCCCGCCGGTTACGACATCCTCTGGTCTCTCGTCGTCTTCGTGGTCATCGCCGCGTTCTTCGGGATCTTCGCGATCCCGAGGTTCCGCAAGATCCTCGACGAGCGTGCCGAGCGCATCGAAGGCGGCATCGCCCACGCCGAGGCCGCTCAGGCCGAGGCGGCGAAGGCCCTCGACGAGTACAAGAAGCAGCTGGCCGACGCCCGCGCCGAGGCGGCTCGCATCCGTGAGGCCGCTCGCGCCGAGGGCGCCGAGATCCTCGCGGATCTCAAGCAGCAGGCCCAGGCCGAGGCCGATCGCGTCACCGCGAACGCCCACGTCCAGATCGAGGCCGAGCGTGCAGCTGCCGTCGCGTCGCTCCGTGCCGAGGTGGGCTCGCTGGCCATCGACCTCGCGTCGGGCGTCATCGGCGAGTCGCTGACGGACGACGCCAAGGCGTCCGCCGTCGTCGACCGGTTCCTGGCCGACCTCGAGGCGGACCAGAACTCGAAGGCGGGCCGCTGA
- the atpE gene encoding ATP synthase F0 subunit C, which yields MDTTTILAEINGNIATVGYGLAAIGPGIGIGIVAGKTVEAMARQPELAGRLQVTMFLGIAFTELLGFIGLAAGFIFS from the coding sequence GTGGACACCACCACGATCCTCGCTGAGATCAACGGCAACATCGCGACCGTCGGCTACGGCCTCGCAGCGATCGGCCCCGGCATCGGCATCGGCATCGTCGCGGGCAAGACCGTCGAGGCCATGGCACGTCAGCCCGAGCTGGCCGGCCGCCTCCAGGTCACGATGTTCCTCGGCATCGCGTTCACCGAGCTGCTGGGCTTCATCGGCCTCGCTGCCGGCTTCATCTTCTCCTGA
- the atpD gene encoding F0F1 ATP synthase subunit beta, which produces MTDTATAPVATESAPGVGRVARVTGPVVDIEFPHDAIPGVYNALHTTITIGETTSELTLEVAQHLGDDLVRAIALKPTDGLVRGQEVTDTGAPISVPVGDVTKGKVFSVTGEILNLEGNEQVEITERWPIHRKPPAFDQLESKTQLFETGIKSIDLLTPYVQGGKIGLFGGAGVGKTVLIQEMIQRVAQDHGGVSVFAGVGERTREGNDLIAEMDEAGVFDKTALVFGQMDEPPGTRLRVALSALTMAEYFRDVQKQDVLLFIDNIFRFTQAGSEVSTLLGRMPSAVGYQPNLADEMGVLQERITSTRGHSITSLQAIYVPADDYTDPAPATTFAHLDATTELSREIASQGLYPAIDPLTSTSRILDPRYLGEAHYNTAIRVKAILQKNKELQEIIAILGVDELSEEDKITVARARRIQQFLSQNTYMAKKFTGVEGSTVPLKETIESFTAIADGEFDHVATQAFFNVGSISDVEEKWAQIQKENG; this is translated from the coding sequence ATGACTGACACCGCAACCGCGCCGGTCGCGACCGAGTCGGCTCCCGGCGTCGGGCGAGTCGCCCGGGTCACGGGCCCCGTCGTCGACATCGAGTTCCCGCACGACGCCATCCCCGGCGTGTACAACGCCCTCCACACGACGATCACCATCGGCGAGACGACGAGCGAGCTGACCCTCGAGGTCGCGCAGCACCTCGGCGACGACCTGGTCCGTGCCATCGCCCTCAAGCCCACCGACGGTCTCGTCCGTGGCCAGGAGGTCACCGACACCGGTGCGCCGATCTCGGTGCCCGTCGGCGACGTCACCAAGGGCAAGGTCTTCAGCGTCACCGGCGAGATCCTGAACCTCGAGGGCAACGAGCAGGTGGAGATCACCGAGCGCTGGCCGATCCACCGCAAGCCCCCGGCGTTCGACCAGCTCGAGTCGAAGACGCAGCTCTTCGAGACGGGCATCAAGTCGATCGACCTCCTCACGCCCTACGTGCAGGGCGGCAAGATCGGTCTCTTCGGCGGTGCGGGCGTCGGCAAGACGGTCCTCATCCAGGAGATGATCCAGCGCGTCGCGCAGGACCACGGCGGAGTGTCCGTGTTCGCCGGCGTCGGTGAGCGCACCCGTGAGGGCAACGACCTCATCGCCGAGATGGACGAGGCCGGGGTGTTCGACAAGACCGCCCTCGTGTTCGGCCAGATGGACGAGCCGCCGGGGACGCGCCTCCGCGTGGCACTGTCGGCGCTGACGATGGCGGAGTACTTCCGCGACGTGCAGAAGCAGGACGTCCTGCTCTTCATCGACAACATCTTCCGCTTCACGCAGGCCGGTTCCGAGGTCTCGACCCTGCTCGGCCGCATGCCGTCCGCCGTGGGGTACCAGCCGAACCTCGCCGACGAGATGGGCGTGCTCCAGGAGCGCATCACCTCGACGCGTGGCCACTCGATCACCTCGCTGCAGGCGATCTACGTGCCGGCCGACGACTACACCGACCCGGCGCCCGCCACGACGTTCGCGCACCTCGACGCCACCACGGAGCTGTCGCGCGAGATCGCGTCGCAGGGCCTGTACCCGGCGATCGACCCGCTGACCTCGACCAGCCGCATCCTCGACCCCCGTTACCTGGGCGAGGCGCACTACAACACGGCCATCCGGGTCAAGGCGATCCTGCAGAAGAACAAGGAACTGCAGGAGATCATCGCCATCCTCGGTGTCGACGAACTCTCCGAGGAGGACAAGATCACGGTCGCGCGTGCGCGCCGGATCCAGCAGTTCCTGTCGCAGAACACCTACATGGCCAAGAAGTTCACGGGTGTCGAAGGCTCCACGGTCCCCCTCAAGGAGACCATCGAGTCCTTCACGGCCATCGCGGACGGCGAGTTCGACCACGTCGCCACGCAGGCCTTCTTCAACGTCGGCTCGATCTCCGACGTCGAAGAGAAGTGGGCTCAGATCCAGAAGGAGAACGGCTGA
- a CDS encoding F0F1 ATP synthase subunit gamma, with product MGAQLRVYRQRIRSAQTTKKVTRAMELISASRIQKAQARMKASGPYSRAITRAVSAVATFSDVDHILTTEPAMVERAAVVVFTSDRGLNGAFSSNTLKEAEQLATLLRGQGKDVVFYLVGRKAQNYFAFRKRDSEQIWTGNTDQPEFATAKEIGDAVVAKFLTDASEGGVDEIHIVYNRFVNMVSQVPEVVRLLPLEVVEGVEAPADDEILPLYDFEPDATEVLDSLLPVYIESRIFNAMLQSAASEHAARQKAMKAASDNADTLIRDFTRLANNARQAEITQQISEIVGGADALSSAK from the coding sequence ATGGGAGCCCAACTACGGGTCTACCGCCAGAGGATCCGCTCCGCGCAGACCACGAAGAAGGTCACGCGGGCGATGGAGCTCATCTCCGCCTCGCGCATCCAGAAGGCGCAGGCGAGGATGAAGGCGTCCGGGCCGTACTCGCGAGCCATCACGCGTGCGGTCTCGGCCGTGGCCACGTTCTCGGACGTCGACCACATCCTCACCACCGAGCCGGCCATGGTCGAGCGCGCGGCGGTCGTGGTGTTCACGTCCGACCGGGGCCTGAACGGCGCCTTCAGCTCCAACACGCTGAAGGAGGCCGAGCAGCTCGCGACGCTCCTGCGCGGCCAGGGCAAGGACGTCGTGTTCTACCTCGTCGGTCGCAAGGCGCAGAACTACTTCGCGTTCCGAAAGCGCGACTCGGAGCAGATCTGGACGGGCAACACCGACCAGCCAGAGTTCGCCACGGCGAAGGAGATCGGCGACGCGGTCGTGGCGAAGTTCCTCACGGATGCGTCCGAGGGGGGCGTCGACGAGATCCACATCGTCTACAACCGCTTCGTCAACATGGTCAGCCAGGTGCCCGAGGTCGTCCGGTTGCTGCCTCTCGAGGTCGTGGAGGGCGTCGAGGCACCCGCTGACGACGAGATCCTTCCGCTCTACGACTTCGAGCCCGACGCCACCGAGGTGCTGGACTCGCTCCTGCCGGTCTACATCGAGAGCCGCATCTTCAACGCGATGCTGCAGTCGGCTGCGTCCGAGCACGCTGCTCGCCAGAAGGCCATGAAGGCCGCCAGCGACAACGCGGACACCCTCATCCGGGACTTCACCCGCCTGGCGAACAACGCTCGCCAGGCCGAGATCACGCAGCAGATCTCCGAGATCGTGGGCGGCGCAGACGCCCTCAGCTCGGCCAAGTAG
- the atpB gene encoding F0F1 ATP synthase subunit A has translation MNLLSAAETGHGDGGFHAPTLDEFFPSAIFFEGTPFELNRIMLVRLFAIAVMLLLFWLALRKGRLVPSRGQSIAELGLDFVRVQIVEEILGEKLGRKYLPLLAAMFFGIFAMNITGIVPGLNIAGTSVVAMPLLLGVVAYVMFIYAGFREVGGATFFRNALFPAGVPWYMYILLTPIEFINIFIVRPISLALRLLLNMMVGHLLLVLCFAATHFFFFSMSGGFMAFGALTLIGGFVMTIVEMAVAVLQAYVFTLLASVYIQQAASNEH, from the coding sequence GTGAACCTGCTCTCCGCTGCCGAGACCGGCCACGGAGACGGGGGATTCCACGCCCCGACTCTTGACGAGTTCTTCCCGTCCGCGATCTTCTTCGAAGGCACTCCCTTCGAGCTGAACCGCATCATGCTGGTCCGCCTCTTCGCGATCGCCGTCATGTTGCTGCTCTTCTGGCTCGCCCTCCGCAAGGGGCGGCTCGTGCCGTCCCGCGGCCAGAGCATCGCCGAGCTCGGCCTCGACTTCGTCCGCGTCCAGATCGTCGAAGAGATCTTGGGCGAGAAGCTCGGCCGCAAGTACCTGCCCCTGCTGGCCGCGATGTTCTTCGGCATCTTCGCGATGAACATCACCGGCATCGTGCCCGGTCTGAACATCGCGGGCACGTCCGTCGTCGCCATGCCGCTGCTGCTCGGCGTCGTGGCCTACGTCATGTTCATCTACGCGGGCTTCCGCGAGGTGGGCGGAGCGACCTTCTTCCGGAACGCGCTGTTCCCGGCCGGTGTGCCGTGGTACATGTACATCCTGTTGACGCCGATCGAGTTCATCAACATCTTCATCGTGCGGCCGATCTCCCTGGCCCTTCGACTGCTGCTGAACATGATGGTCGGCCACCTCCTCCTCGTGCTCTGCTTCGCCGCGACGCACTTCTTCTTCTTCAGCATGAGCGGTGGGTTCATGGCGTTCGGCGCCTTGACCCTCATCGGCGGGTTCGTCATGACCATCGTCGAGATGGCCGTCGCCGTGCTGCAGGCCTACGTCTTCACGCTCCTCGCCTCGGTCTACATCCAACAGGCCGCGTCGAACGAACACTGA